One part of the Flavobacterium johnsoniae UW101 genome encodes these proteins:
- the mutL gene encoding DNA mismatch repair endonuclease MutL, translated as MSSIIQLLPDHVANQIAAGEVVQRPASVVKELLENAVDAKATDIKLIIKDAGKSLVQVIDNGVGMTVTDARLCFARHATSKIRQAEDLFSLGTKGFRGEALASIAAIAHMEMKTKQEQDELGTHIVIEGSKFVSQEVAVLPKGTSFAVKNLFFNIPARRNFLKSDTVEFRHVMDEFQRVALAHPNIHFSFYHNGSELYNLPAAGYRQRIVGIMSGKTNEKLVPVNEDTEIISIQGFVCKPEFAKKNRGEQFFFVNDRFIKSGYLHHAVMAAYDGLLKDGSQPSYFLYLQVPPNTIDINIHPTKTEIKFDDEQALYAILRASIKHSLGQFNVAPVLDFDRDSNLDTPYHYKDVEAEVPTIQVDGTFNPFTDDKTNQHYTKAGSGSGSGYSSGSSSSSGSGSGSSYSGYSKRVEPTVSWESLYVGLDTENPETIESSPFIFENEEVTSSLFNDDEVEQASQKTYQIHKKYIVSPIKSGMVIVDQHRAHQRILYEQFLLNMTVNQASSQQLLFPLDLFYSSSEMKLIEELKPSLETTGFVFEEAQTDHVVISGIPVNITESEVSLVIEQLLSDLQDGIPASSYSQNDTIAKSMAKSLAVKTGSYLTEKEQDNLVNGLFACKDPNISPFQKPTFITMRVEDIDKKFAL; from the coding sequence ATGTCGAGTATTATTCAATTACTTCCTGATCACGTTGCTAACCAGATTGCTGCAGGAGAAGTGGTCCAAAGACCAGCTTCTGTTGTAAAAGAACTGTTAGAAAATGCTGTTGATGCAAAGGCAACTGATATCAAATTGATTATAAAAGATGCCGGCAAATCCTTAGTTCAGGTTATTGATAACGGAGTAGGAATGACGGTTACTGATGCACGTTTGTGTTTTGCCCGTCATGCGACTTCAAAAATTCGTCAGGCCGAAGATTTGTTTTCATTGGGTACAAAAGGTTTTCGCGGGGAAGCTTTGGCTTCTATCGCTGCGATTGCACACATGGAAATGAAAACCAAACAAGAACAGGATGAATTAGGAACTCATATTGTAATTGAAGGAAGTAAATTTGTTTCGCAGGAAGTGGCAGTTCTGCCAAAAGGAACATCATTTGCCGTTAAAAACCTATTTTTTAATATTCCGGCGCGTCGTAACTTTTTAAAGTCGGATACTGTTGAATTTCGCCATGTAATGGATGAGTTTCAGCGTGTAGCTTTAGCACATCCCAATATTCACTTCAGCTTTTATCATAACGGAAGCGAATTGTACAATCTTCCCGCTGCAGGATACCGTCAGCGAATTGTGGGGATTATGTCGGGTAAAACCAATGAAAAACTGGTTCCCGTAAATGAAGATACAGAAATTATCAGCATACAAGGATTTGTTTGTAAACCTGAATTTGCTAAGAAAAACAGGGGAGAACAGTTCTTTTTTGTAAACGATCGTTTTATAAAAAGCGGTTATTTGCATCATGCAGTTATGGCTGCTTACGACGGACTTTTAAAAGATGGTTCACAGCCAAGTTATTTCTTGTATTTGCAAGTACCGCCAAATACAATTGATATTAACATTCATCCAACTAAAACAGAAATTAAGTTTGATGATGAACAGGCTTTATATGCCATTTTAAGGGCGTCGATTAAACATAGTTTAGGACAGTTTAATGTAGCTCCTGTTTTAGATTTTGACAGAGATTCGAATTTAGATACACCATATCATTATAAAGACGTAGAAGCAGAAGTACCGACAATTCAGGTTGACGGAACTTTTAATCCTTTTACAGACGATAAAACCAATCAGCATTATACAAAAGCGGGTTCAGGATCTGGTTCTGGTTACAGTTCAGGATCTTCTTCGTCTTCCGGATCAGGTTCAGGTTCGTCTTATTCTGGATATTCAAAAAGAGTAGAACCAACTGTAAGCTGGGAAAGTTTATATGTGGGCTTAGATACTGAAAATCCGGAAACTATCGAAAGTTCGCCTTTTATATTTGAAAATGAAGAAGTAACTTCTTCTTTATTTAATGATGATGAAGTAGAGCAGGCGAGTCAGAAAACGTATCAGATACATAAAAAATATATTGTTTCGCCAATAAAATCCGGAATGGTAATCGTTGATCAGCATCGTGCGCATCAGCGTATTTTGTATGAGCAGTTTTTGCTGAACATGACCGTAAATCAGGCTTCGAGCCAGCAATTGCTGTTTCCGCTGGATTTATTTTATTCTTCTTCAGAAATGAAATTGATCGAAGAATTAAAACCTTCGTTAGAAACAACCGGATTTGTGTTTGAAGAAGCACAAACAGATCATGTTGTAATTTCCGGAATTCCGGTAAACATTACCGAAAGCGAAGTTTCTTTGGTAATAGAACAGTTGTTGAGCGATTTGCAAGACGGAATTCCAGCAAGCAGTTATAGTCAGAACGATACTATTGCCAAATCGATGGCCAAAAGTTTAGCGGTTAAAACTGGATCTTATTTAACCGAGAAAGAACAAGATAATCTGGTAAACGGTTTGTTTGCCTGTAAAGATCCTAATATTTCACCTTTTCAAAAACCTACCTTTATCACTATGCGTGTTGAAGATATAGATAAAAAATTTGCCTTATGA
- a CDS encoding rhomboid family intramembrane serine protease: MMNMTPVVKQLLIINIIVFIGAQLVPVSYEYLALFFPENPGFKVWQPITHMFMHGGFAHIAFNMFALYSFGSTLEHFWGGKKFLFFYISCGLGAALVNFAVNYYFYQDSLNILLANGYHKADILNLLNDGKIDTRWQQILTVSEFKHFMNAYLGTVVGASGAIYGLLVAFTFMFPNAELGIMFIPIPIKAKYFVPIYMLLFDGFFGIFGSSLMGIDSGIAHYAHIGGAFFGFMIMWYWKKNQFNNNRWN, encoded by the coding sequence ATGATGAATATGACTCCAGTTGTAAAACAACTGCTTATAATTAATATAATAGTTTTCATTGGTGCTCAGTTAGTGCCAGTTTCTTATGAATATCTGGCGCTGTTTTTCCCGGAAAACCCTGGATTTAAAGTTTGGCAGCCTATTACGCACATGTTTATGCACGGCGGTTTTGCTCACATCGCATTTAATATGTTTGCACTTTATTCGTTTGGATCAACATTAGAGCATTTTTGGGGCGGGAAGAAATTTTTATTCTTCTATATTTCATGCGGACTAGGAGCAGCTTTGGTAAATTTTGCAGTAAATTATTATTTCTATCAGGACAGTTTAAATATTCTGCTGGCTAACGGATATCACAAAGCAGATATTTTGAATTTACTGAATGATGGAAAAATTGATACAAGATGGCAGCAAATTTTGACGGTTTCAGAGTTTAAACATTTCATGAATGCATATTTAGGAACTGTTGTTGGTGCATCTGGAGCTATTTACGGATTGCTTGTGGCATTTACTTTTATGTTTCCAAATGCAGAACTTGGAATTATGTTTATTCCAATTCCAATTAAGGCTAAATATTTTGTGCCAATTTATATGCTGTTGTTTGATGGATTTTTTGGAATCTTCGGAAGTTCTTTAATGGGCATCGATTCCGGAATTGCTCATTATGCTCATATTGGCGGTGCTTTTTTTGGATTTATGATTATGTGGTACTGGAAAAAAAATCAGTTTAACAACAATCGTTGGAATTAA